The following coding sequences lie in one Bartonella sp. DGB1 genomic window:
- the miaB gene encoding tRNA (N6-isopentenyl adenosine(37)-C2)-methylthiotransferase MiaB, translating to MNIKNPSSKMNQKVFIKTYGCQMNVYDSQRMEDSLTSEGYNRTEDINEADLILLNTCHIREKAAEKLYSDLGRLKLLKKKQLATGKNITIGVTGCVAQAEGKEIRRRAPIVDLVLGPQSYHRLPEFLTEVKNGKNIIDTEFAVEDKFAQDIKVSNTTIKKRGVSAFVTIQEGCDKFCTFCVVPYTRGMEVSRPVHQIVTEVNKLLDAGVREITLLGQNVNAWQGKDDNGNLWSLGDLLYHLAEFKDLYRLRYTTSHPLDMDLKLIEAHRDIPKLMPYLHLPIQSGSDKILKAMNRRHTADQYRELIYTIREYCPEIALSGDFIVGFPGETDKDFEDTLTLVKDIFYASSYSFKYSPRTGTTGALMEQQIEESVKNERLQILQNLLLEQQHSFQKSKINMKTQILIEKLGKHPEQMVGRSPWLLPMVIEGNYEIGSLIDVHVDEIRSNSLLVSALSNINKENLIYG from the coding sequence ATGAATATAAAAAATCCATCAAGCAAAATGAATCAGAAAGTATTTATCAAAACTTATGGTTGCCAAATGAATGTTTACGACAGCCAAAGAATGGAAGATAGTCTGACTAGTGAAGGTTATAACCGTACAGAAGACATTAATGAAGCTGATTTAATCTTATTAAACACCTGTCATATACGGGAAAAAGCTGCAGAGAAATTATATTCTGATCTAGGTCGCTTAAAATTATTGAAAAAGAAACAACTAGCTACTGGTAAAAATATCACAATAGGTGTCACTGGTTGCGTTGCTCAAGCTGAGGGAAAAGAAATAAGAAGGCGTGCACCTATAGTTGACCTAGTATTAGGTCCACAGAGTTATCACCGCTTACCTGAATTTTTAACTGAAGTTAAAAATGGTAAAAATATAATTGATACTGAATTTGCAGTAGAAGATAAATTTGCTCAAGACATCAAAGTATCTAACACAACTATTAAAAAAAGAGGTGTCAGTGCCTTTGTTACTATCCAAGAAGGTTGTGATAAATTCTGTACTTTTTGTGTAGTACCTTATACCAGAGGTATGGAAGTATCGCGTCCAGTTCATCAAATTGTAACAGAAGTTAATAAATTACTCGATGCTGGTGTAAGAGAAATAACCTTGTTAGGTCAAAATGTTAATGCTTGGCAAGGTAAAGATGATAATGGAAATTTATGGAGCCTAGGTGATTTACTTTATCATCTAGCTGAATTCAAAGATCTTTATAGACTACGATATACAACCAGCCACCCCTTAGATATGGATCTAAAATTAATAGAAGCACATAGAGATATCCCTAAATTAATGCCCTATTTACATTTACCGATTCAATCAGGTTCAGATAAAATCTTAAAGGCCATGAATCGCCGTCACACTGCTGATCAATACCGCGAATTAATATATACTATTAGAGAATATTGTCCTGAAATAGCTTTATCAGGTGATTTTATTGTTGGTTTCCCTGGAGAAACTGATAAAGACTTTGAAGATACTCTAACCCTAGTAAAAGATATATTTTATGCTTCTTCCTATTCGTTTAAATATTCTCCTCGTACAGGTACAACGGGCGCTTTAATGGAACAACAGATAGAAGAATCTGTTAAAAATGAAAGGCTACAAATTTTACAAAATTTATTATTAGAGCAGCAACATAGTTTTCAAAAATCAAAGATTAATATGAAAACACAGATTTTAATAGAAAAATTAGGAAAACACCCAGAACAAATGGTAGGTAGATCTCCTTGGTTATTACCAATGGTCATAGAAGGTAATTATGAAATAGGTTCCTTAATAGATGTTCATGTTGATGAAATACGCTCTAACAGTTTATTAGTATCAGCTCTTTCAAACATAAATAAGGAAAATTTAATTTATGGATAA
- the tsaB gene encoding tRNA (adenosine(37)-N6)-threonylcarbamoyltransferase complex dimerization subunit type 1 TsaB, which produces MIILSIDTIDSHCKVCLSKNSHILSYKIIPLNKGHAEFLLPLIEQLINASKISLTDINLISVNIGPGSFTGIRVGVSVARALSLGLKCSVMGISLFDLLAYDMTLQDASVTDLLVVLPSNKADFYVANYIFDQKYKILQLKNKPLLLADIEEIKLLITNSNNIMVLNKDDNIFTQIKANYFTPTTNNFILHQANLAYITPIEYRQSALPLYMREPDAKYK; this is translated from the coding sequence ATGATAATATTATCTATTGATACTATCGATTCTCATTGTAAAGTATGCCTAAGTAAAAATAGTCATATTTTAAGCTACAAAATAATACCTTTAAACAAAGGTCACGCAGAATTCCTACTACCTTTAATTGAACAATTGATCAATGCTAGTAAAATCTCTTTAACAGATATTAATTTAATTTCTGTCAATATAGGCCCCGGCTCATTCACGGGTATCAGAGTGGGTGTCTCAGTTGCTAGAGCCTTAAGTTTAGGGTTAAAATGTTCAGTCATGGGTATTAGTTTATTTGACTTATTAGCTTATGATATGACCTTACAAGATGCTAGCGTAACAGATTTATTAGTGGTGTTACCCTCCAATAAAGCAGATTTTTATGTAGCTAATTATATTTTTGATCAAAAATATAAAATTTTACAATTAAAAAATAAACCTCTATTATTAGCAGATATAGAAGAAATTAAATTATTAATAACAAATTCTAATAATATAATGGTTCTTAATAAAGACGATAATATTTTTACTCAAATAAAAGCTAATTATTTTACTCCAACTACAAATAATTTTATTTTACATCAAGCAAATTTAGCATATATTACTCCTATTGAGTATAGGCAATCAGCCTTACCATTATATATGCGTGAACCTGATGCTAAATATAAATAA
- the rimI gene encoding ribosomal protein S18-alanine N-acetyltransferase gives MRFLQKFFKKSPFIICHSSVHEAKQMSQIHTQLFQEAWDEIAFSNFLQNPNLIAFSSYHLTEPSKIIGFVLTQFITDEAEILSFGIDHNYHKQGLGYKLLQHNIDYLGKKKCRKIFLEVDVNNTAAINLYTKCGFLEKGCRKDYYQHSNSRSDALILEYLYK, from the coding sequence GTGCGATTTTTACAAAAATTTTTCAAAAAAAGCCCTTTTATCATCTGCCACTCATCTGTACATGAAGCTAAGCAAATGTCACAGATACACACACAATTATTTCAAGAAGCTTGGGATGAGATAGCTTTTTCAAACTTTTTACAAAATCCTAATTTAATTGCTTTTTCATCTTATCATTTAACAGAACCTAGCAAAATAATAGGCTTTGTTTTAACACAATTTATTACCGATGAAGCAGAAATCCTCTCATTTGGTATAGACCATAACTACCACAAGCAAGGACTAGGATATAAATTATTACAACATAATATAGATTATTTAGGTAAAAAAAAATGTCGCAAAATCTTTTTAGAGGTTGATGTAAATAATACAGCTGCTATAAATCTATATACTAAATGTGGTTTTCTAGAAAAAGGATGCCGTAAAGATTATTATCAACATTCTAATAGTCGCAGTGATGCATTAATATTAGAATATCTATATAAGTGA